Proteins found in one Cellulomonas palmilytica genomic segment:
- a CDS encoding stage II sporulation protein M, with translation MSFPGQARIPRTPTPPQGETVARYDTYAQAQKAVDLLADKAFPVQMVTIVGTDLQMVERVTGRLSYSRAASGGFVSGAWFGLFVGILLSLFSEPGGSSPFLPAILIGGAFGLLFSVLTYSLTRGRRDFTSASQIVAASYAVLCHAEKANQARNLLSEVGGVVSGWPARPAQPAPVQPADQPSADQPADQPVDQPVDQPVDQSPDRPPAASGEAGPTTTGPTA, from the coding sequence ATGTCGTTCCCAGGCCAGGCCCGCATCCCGCGTACCCCGACACCCCCGCAGGGCGAGACCGTCGCGCGGTACGACACGTACGCGCAGGCGCAGAAGGCCGTCGACCTGCTCGCCGACAAGGCGTTCCCCGTGCAGATGGTCACGATCGTCGGCACCGACCTGCAGATGGTCGAGCGCGTCACCGGGCGGCTGTCCTACTCGCGCGCCGCGTCCGGCGGGTTCGTCTCCGGCGCGTGGTTCGGCCTGTTCGTCGGCATCCTGCTGTCGCTGTTCTCCGAGCCCGGCGGGAGCAGCCCGTTCCTGCCCGCGATCCTCATCGGTGGCGCGTTCGGCCTGCTGTTCTCGGTGCTGACGTACTCGCTCACGCGCGGGCGACGCGACTTCACGTCCGCGAGCCAGATCGTCGCCGCCTCCTACGCAGTGCTGTGCCACGCCGAGAAGGCCAACCAGGCGCGCAACCTCCTGAGCGAGGTCGGCGGAGTCGTGTCGGGCTGGCCCGCGCGCCCGGCCCAGCCCGCGCCCGTCCAGCCCGCCGACCAGCCGTCCGCCGACCAGCCCGCCGACCAGCCTGTCGACCAGCCCGTCGACCAGCCCGTCGACCAGTCGCCCGACCGCCCGCCCGCCGCGTCCGGTGAGGCCGGCCCGACGACCACCGGCCCCACCGCGTAG
- a CDS encoding magnesium transporter MgtE N-terminal domain-containing protein, whose protein sequence is MSSVGTRVFVARLAGTTVFDPLGDQVGRVRDVVVLVRPKGAPRAVGLVVEVPGKRRVFLPLTRVTAMDPGQVISTGLVNMRRFEQRAFETLVVSELLDRTVDLADGSGSATIEDVAIELQRNNDWVVTKLFVRRVVPGHRGLLRRRGETQLVSMGEVTGLARAAGQQGAELLLAQYEDLKPADLADVLHDLGTTRRLEVASALDNDRLADVLEELPEDDQVAILQGLELGRAADVLEAMEPDDAADLLGELPDEQAAELLELMEPEEAKDVRRLLAYEDNTAGGLMTTEPVILGPETPIAAALAHVRRQDLTPALASMVFVVRPPLETPTGRYIGVVHLQRMLREPPHEAIGSIVDTDIEPIEAGAPLMSVTRQLATYNLLALPVVDADKRLLGAVSVDDVLDHLLPEDWREQDDEPGGARVVSAPGPRHAAKPAVGRG, encoded by the coding sequence GTGAGCAGCGTGGGCACCCGGGTGTTCGTCGCGCGCCTGGCCGGCACCACGGTCTTCGACCCGCTCGGTGACCAGGTCGGGCGCGTGCGCGACGTCGTCGTGCTCGTGCGCCCCAAGGGTGCGCCGCGCGCCGTCGGGCTCGTCGTCGAGGTCCCCGGCAAGCGCCGGGTCTTCCTGCCCCTGACGCGCGTCACCGCGATGGACCCCGGGCAGGTCATCTCGACCGGCCTGGTGAACATGCGCCGCTTCGAGCAGCGCGCGTTCGAGACGCTCGTCGTGAGCGAGCTGCTCGACCGCACGGTCGACCTCGCCGACGGCAGCGGGTCCGCGACCATCGAGGACGTCGCGATCGAGCTGCAGCGCAACAACGACTGGGTGGTCACCAAGCTGTTCGTGCGGCGGGTCGTGCCCGGGCACCGCGGGCTGCTGCGCCGGCGCGGCGAGACGCAGCTCGTCTCGATGGGTGAGGTCACCGGCCTCGCGCGCGCCGCGGGTCAGCAGGGCGCGGAGCTGCTGCTCGCGCAGTACGAGGACCTCAAGCCCGCCGACCTGGCCGACGTGCTGCACGACCTGGGCACCACGCGGCGGCTCGAGGTCGCCTCCGCGCTCGACAACGACCGCCTCGCCGACGTGCTCGAGGAGCTGCCCGAGGACGACCAGGTCGCGATCCTGCAGGGGCTCGAGCTGGGCCGCGCGGCCGACGTCCTGGAGGCCATGGAGCCCGACGACGCCGCCGACCTGCTGGGCGAGCTGCCCGACGAGCAGGCCGCCGAGCTCCTCGAGCTCATGGAGCCCGAGGAGGCGAAGGACGTCCGGCGCCTGCTCGCGTACGAGGACAACACCGCGGGCGGTCTCATGACCACCGAGCCCGTGATCCTCGGCCCCGAGACGCCGATCGCCGCCGCTCTCGCGCACGTGCGCCGCCAGGACCTCACGCCCGCGCTCGCGTCCATGGTGTTCGTCGTGCGCCCGCCGCTCGAGACGCCCACCGGCCGGTACATCGGGGTCGTGCACCTGCAGCGCATGCTGCGCGAGCCCCCGCACGAGGCGATCGGGTCGATCGTCGACACCGACATCGAGCCCATCGAGGCCGGCGCTCCCCTGATGTCCGTGACGCGCCAGCTCGCGACCTACAACCTGCTCGCGCTGCCGGTCGTGGACGCCGACAAGCGCCTGCTGGGCGCGGTCTCGGTCGACGACGTGCTCGACCACCTGCTGCCCGAGGACTGGCGCGAGCAGGACGACGAACCGGGCGGGGCGAGGGTCGTGAGCGCACCCGGTCCGCGGCACGCGGCCAAGCCGGCGGTGGGCCGTGGCTGA
- a CDS encoding DUF1003 domain-containing protein, which yields MAERLDQPRESRRSLLPRPSTDQDAAGRVSESIARFLGTPSFIFWLTIFCVVWLGWNSWGPEELRFDKASNGFTALTLMLSLQASYAAPLILLAANRQTDRDRVQAEQDRQRAERNLADTEYLAREMAALRIALGEVATRDFVRSELRNLLEDLAEHDDEDGDDGEAADRPDPRPRTDRKTDRRRAGT from the coding sequence GTGGCTGAGCGTCTCGACCAGCCGCGCGAGTCGCGGCGCTCGCTGCTGCCGCGCCCGTCGACCGACCAGGACGCCGCGGGTCGCGTCTCGGAGAGCATCGCGCGCTTCCTGGGCACGCCGTCGTTCATCTTCTGGCTGACGATCTTCTGCGTCGTGTGGCTCGGCTGGAACTCGTGGGGGCCGGAGGAGCTGCGGTTCGACAAGGCGTCGAACGGCTTCACCGCGCTCACCCTGATGCTCTCGCTGCAGGCCTCCTACGCCGCTCCCCTGATCCTGCTCGCCGCCAACCGGCAGACCGACCGCGACCGCGTGCAGGCCGAGCAGGACCGGCAGCGCGCCGAGCGGAACCTCGCCGACACCGAGTACCTGGCGCGCGAGATGGCGGCGCTGCGCATCGCGCTGGGCGAGGTCGCGACGCGCGACTTCGTGCGCTCCGAGCTGCGCAACCTCCTGGAGGACCTCGCGGAGCACGACGACGAGGACGGCGACGACGGCGAGGCGGCGGACAGGCCCGACCCGCGCCCACGCACCGACCGCAAGACCGACCGACGACGCGCGGGCACCTAG
- a CDS encoding Mrp/NBP35 family ATP-binding protein, whose protein sequence is MVAVPPTDETLTQAVHTALASVQDPEIRRPITELGMVRSVTVDAGRVVVGLDLTTPGCPLKDTLTRDVTAAVTQVDGVDEVSVQLGVMTAEQRADLRRLLRGTDAEPTIPFAQASSLTKVFAIASGKGGVGKSSVTANLAVAMAADGLRVGVVDADIYGFSIPRMLGVDRPPTKVDDMLLPPVAHDVKVVSIGMFVPPGQPVVWRGPMLHRALQQFLADVFWGDLDVLLLDLPPGTGDIAISVAQLLPGSQIVVVTTPQAAAAEVAERAGSVAVQTRQQVVGVVENMSWLEQPDGSRLELFGSGGGEKVAARLTQLTGGTVPVLGQVPIDVTLREGGDVGEPVVLSHPDSPAAVALREVARTLGARQRGLAGRSLGLSPAGR, encoded by the coding sequence ATGGTCGCCGTGCCCCCGACTGACGAGACCCTGACCCAGGCCGTCCACACCGCGCTCGCGTCCGTGCAGGACCCCGAGATCCGGCGCCCGATCACCGAGCTCGGCATGGTCCGCTCGGTGACGGTGGACGCCGGGCGCGTGGTCGTCGGCCTCGACCTGACGACCCCGGGCTGCCCGCTCAAGGACACGCTGACGCGCGACGTCACGGCCGCGGTGACGCAGGTCGACGGGGTCGACGAGGTGAGCGTCCAGCTGGGGGTCATGACCGCCGAGCAGCGCGCGGACCTGCGCCGGCTGCTGCGCGGCACGGACGCGGAGCCGACGATCCCGTTCGCGCAGGCGTCGTCGCTGACGAAGGTGTTCGCGATCGCGTCGGGCAAGGGCGGCGTGGGCAAGTCGTCCGTGACGGCGAACCTCGCGGTCGCGATGGCGGCCGACGGCCTGCGGGTCGGGGTGGTCGACGCCGACATCTACGGCTTCTCGATCCCGCGCATGCTGGGCGTGGACCGGCCGCCGACGAAGGTCGACGACATGCTGCTGCCGCCGGTGGCGCACGACGTGAAGGTCGTCTCGATCGGCATGTTCGTGCCGCCGGGCCAGCCGGTGGTGTGGCGCGGGCCGATGCTGCACCGCGCGCTGCAGCAGTTCCTCGCGGACGTGTTCTGGGGCGACCTGGACGTGCTGCTGCTCGACCTGCCGCCCGGGACGGGCGACATCGCGATCTCGGTCGCGCAGCTGCTGCCGGGCTCGCAGATCGTCGTCGTGACGACGCCGCAGGCCGCAGCGGCGGAGGTCGCGGAGCGGGCGGGGTCGGTCGCGGTGCAGACGCGTCAGCAGGTCGTGGGCGTGGTGGAGAACATGTCGTGGCTCGAGCAGCCCGACGGCTCGCGCCTCGAGCTGTTCGGCTCGGGCGGGGGCGAGAAGGTCGCGGCGCGCCTGACGCAGCTCACGGGTGGGACCGTCCCCGTGCTGGGTCAGGTGCCGATCGACGTGACGCTGCGCGAGGGCGGCGACGTGGGCGAGCCCGTGGTGCTGAGCCACCCGGACTCCCCTGCTGCGGTCGCGCTGCGCGAGGTCGCGCGCACCTTGGGTGCGCGCCAGCGGGGTCTCGCGGGGCGCTCGTTGGGCCTCTCTCCCGCAGGGCGGTGA
- a CDS encoding DeoR/GlpR family DNA-binding transcription regulator, whose translation MLATQRQEMILAAVREHGAARVSDLVVDLGVSDMTIRRDIAELARAGLVRRVHGGAVAPEGTRASDEPGFEVKVEHAGPQKAAIARAAHADLEPGQTVALSAGSTTYRLAELVAQDATLRPFTVVTNGLRIADALHRAVAPRDLEVVLTGGVRTPSDALVGRVADASLALLRVDRAFLGVHGLDESGLTTPNLAEAATDRALMGCAAATTVLADHTKWGTVGLAKIADLDEVDLVVMDDDAPAAARRLLTDRLQTVADASPTPGADASRTPTPHQEDEA comes from the coding sequence GTGCTGGCGACCCAACGACAAGAAATGATCCTCGCGGCCGTGCGTGAGCACGGCGCGGCCCGCGTCTCCGACCTCGTGGTCGACCTCGGCGTCTCGGACATGACGATCCGTCGCGACATCGCCGAGCTCGCCCGTGCGGGGCTCGTGCGCCGGGTGCACGGCGGGGCGGTCGCCCCCGAGGGCACGCGCGCGTCCGACGAGCCCGGCTTCGAGGTCAAGGTCGAGCACGCCGGGCCGCAGAAGGCCGCGATCGCGCGCGCCGCGCACGCCGACCTCGAACCCGGCCAGACCGTCGCGCTCTCCGCGGGGTCCACGACGTACCGGCTCGCCGAGCTCGTCGCGCAGGACGCGACGCTGCGCCCGTTCACGGTCGTGACCAACGGCCTGCGGATCGCCGACGCGCTGCACCGCGCGGTCGCGCCGCGCGACCTGGAGGTCGTCCTCACCGGCGGGGTGCGCACCCCGTCCGACGCGCTCGTCGGCCGGGTCGCGGACGCGTCGCTCGCGCTGCTGCGCGTCGACCGCGCGTTCCTCGGCGTGCACGGGCTCGACGAGTCCGGCCTCACCACCCCGAACCTCGCCGAGGCCGCGACCGACCGCGCGCTCATGGGCTGTGCGGCCGCGACGACCGTGCTGGCCGACCACACCAAGTGGGGCACCGTCGGGCTCGCGAAGATCGCCGACCTCGACGAGGTGGACCTCGTCGTCATGGACGACGACGCCCCCGCCGCGGCCCGCCGCCTGCTCACCGACCGCCTGCAGACCGTCGCAGACGCATCCCCGACCCCCGGCGCGGACGCCTCCCGCACCCCCACCCCGCACCAGGAAGACGAGGCATGA
- the galT gene encoding galactose-1-phosphate uridylyltransferase, producing the protein MSTPTSTSTGTSTAAVRVTSTTLADGRDLFYFDDSEPYVSGAATRRLDDPRPLPDRFAPDEHGDLPAGPELRRDPLTGEWVAMAAHRMNRTFLPPADANPLAPAKPGAAYQDGEIPAEDYDVVVFENRFPSLLRVPGVTDEVTLRGDEPLWQTRPAAGRCEVICFSADPTASLRTVSPRRMRTIIEAWAHRTLALHATEGIEQVFVFENRGKEIGVTLHHPHGQIYALPYLAPRTATMLATAAEHRARTGRLLGRDVLDAELRAGTRVVLESEHWVAYVPFAARWPVEVHLVPRRDVPDLPALTDDERADLATTYLELLRRLDLFFVDDETAIPLPYISGWHQAPARQGRDDWRLSLQLFSVLRAPGKLKYLAGVESGVAAWVSDTTPERIATRLQELA; encoded by the coding sequence ATGAGCACCCCCACCAGCACCAGCACCGGCACCAGCACCGCAGCCGTGCGCGTCACGAGCACCACGCTCGCCGACGGCCGCGACCTGTTCTACTTCGACGACTCCGAGCCGTACGTCTCGGGCGCCGCGACCCGCCGGCTCGACGACCCGCGCCCCCTGCCCGACCGGTTCGCGCCCGACGAGCACGGGGACCTCCCCGCGGGCCCCGAGCTGCGCCGCGACCCGCTCACGGGCGAGTGGGTCGCCATGGCCGCGCACCGCATGAACCGCACGTTCCTGCCGCCCGCGGACGCGAACCCGCTCGCGCCCGCGAAGCCCGGCGCCGCGTACCAGGACGGCGAGATCCCCGCCGAGGACTACGACGTCGTCGTGTTCGAGAACCGCTTCCCGTCGCTGCTGCGCGTCCCGGGCGTCACCGACGAGGTGACGCTGCGCGGCGACGAGCCGCTGTGGCAGACACGCCCTGCGGCGGGTCGGTGCGAGGTCATCTGCTTCTCGGCGGACCCGACCGCGTCGCTGCGCACGGTGAGCCCGCGCCGCATGCGCACGATCATCGAGGCGTGGGCGCACCGCACGCTGGCGCTCCACGCGACCGAGGGCATCGAGCAGGTGTTCGTGTTCGAGAACCGCGGCAAGGAGATCGGCGTCACGCTGCACCACCCGCACGGCCAGATCTACGCGCTGCCGTACCTCGCGCCCCGCACCGCGACGATGCTCGCGACCGCGGCCGAGCACCGTGCGCGCACCGGGCGGCTGCTGGGCCGCGACGTGCTCGACGCGGAGCTGCGGGCCGGCACGCGCGTCGTGCTCGAGTCGGAGCACTGGGTCGCGTACGTGCCGTTCGCGGCGCGCTGGCCCGTCGAGGTGCACCTGGTCCCGCGCCGCGACGTCCCCGACCTGCCCGCGCTGACCGACGACGAGCGTGCCGACCTCGCGACGACGTACCTCGAGCTGCTGCGGCGCCTCGACCTGTTCTTCGTCGACGACGAGACCGCGATCCCGCTGCCCTACATCTCGGGCTGGCACCAGGCGCCCGCGCGGCAGGGCCGCGACGACTGGCGGCTGTCGCTCCAGCTGTTCTCGGTGCTGCGCGCACCGGGCAAGCTCAAGTACCTCGCGGGCGTCGAGTCGGGCGTCGCCGCGTGGGTGTCGGACACGACGCCCGAGCGCATCGCGACGCGCCTGCAGGAGCTCGCATGA
- the galK gene encoding galactokinase: MTTWVPAWDTTTGEQRARAVFDRAFGIAPDGVWSAPGRVNLIGEHTDYNGGLCLPVALAHRTFAAVRRRGDDTARMVSAWDASVVTALELASVAPGAVDGWTAYVAGVAWALRERGRPVAGFDVAVDSCVPVGSGLSSSAALSCSVALALDAVNALAQDRAALAADCVRAENEIAGAPTGGMDQAAALRTTAGHALLLDCRDLSVRHVPFDPAAEGLALLVIDTRAEHALVDGQYAQRRATCEQAARLLGVTTLRDVTDSPADAERALRTLTDGTPEGDLRVRRVRHVLSEIARVGEFVALLDAGRLRETGPLLDASHASLRDDYEVSCRELDVAVEAARAAGALGARMTGGGFGGSAIALVEADALVTVADAVDAAFAREGLRPPAFVV; encoded by the coding sequence ATGACGACGTGGGTGCCCGCGTGGGACACCACGACGGGCGAGCAGCGTGCCCGCGCGGTGTTCGACCGCGCGTTCGGCATCGCGCCCGACGGCGTGTGGTCGGCACCCGGGCGCGTCAACCTCATCGGCGAGCACACCGACTACAACGGCGGCCTGTGCCTGCCGGTCGCGCTCGCGCACCGCACGTTCGCGGCCGTGCGGCGCCGCGGCGACGACACCGCGCGCATGGTCTCCGCGTGGGACGCGAGCGTCGTCACCGCGCTCGAGCTCGCGTCGGTCGCACCCGGGGCGGTGGACGGCTGGACCGCGTACGTCGCGGGGGTCGCGTGGGCGCTGCGCGAGCGCGGGCGGCCGGTCGCGGGGTTCGACGTCGCGGTCGACTCGTGCGTCCCGGTCGGGTCCGGGCTGTCGTCGTCCGCCGCGCTGTCCTGCTCGGTCGCGCTCGCGCTCGATGCGGTCAACGCGCTCGCGCAGGACCGCGCGGCGCTCGCCGCCGACTGCGTGCGCGCCGAGAACGAGATCGCGGGCGCCCCGACGGGCGGCATGGACCAGGCCGCTGCGCTGCGCACCACGGCCGGGCACGCGCTTCTGCTCGACTGCCGCGACCTGTCGGTGCGGCACGTCCCGTTCGACCCGGCCGCCGAGGGGCTCGCGCTGCTCGTCATCGACACGCGCGCCGAGCACGCGCTCGTCGACGGGCAGTACGCGCAGCGCCGGGCGACGTGCGAGCAGGCGGCGCGCCTGCTCGGCGTGACGACGCTGCGTGACGTCACGGACTCCCCCGCCGACGCGGAGCGCGCCCTGCGGACGCTGACCGACGGCACGCCCGAGGGCGACCTGCGGGTGCGCCGCGTGCGGCACGTGCTCTCGGAGATCGCGCGCGTGGGCGAGTTCGTCGCGCTGCTCGACGCGGGACGCCTGCGCGAGACCGGCCCGCTGCTCGACGCCTCGCACGCCTCGCTGCGCGACGACTACGAGGTGTCGTGCCGCGAGCTCGACGTCGCGGTCGAGGCCGCGCGTGCCGCGGGCGCGCTCGGTGCGCGCATGACGGGCGGCGGGTTCGGCGGCTCCGCGATCGCGCTCGTCGAGGCGGACGCGCTGGTCACCGTCGCGGACGCGGTCGACGCGGCGTTCGCGCGCGAGGGGCTGCGCCCTCCGGCGTTCGTCGTCTGA
- a CDS encoding CPBP family intramembrane glutamic endopeptidase, whose product MTTTVLEPPAPTTQRGFTAFVRRSPLLAFFVLANLASWVAWLPYILSRHGLGVWDFSFPGGEGGGQLLGMLPGAYLGPIGSALLVTALCDGRAGLRRWARRLWRWRVGWRWYAGVLLGVPAVTIASLLVVTGGDVHAPSAAVLLAYVPGLVAQMVTTGLAEEPGWRDFALPRAQRRFGPLPAVLLVGVLWGVWHLPLFLTEWGGYPDVPWHRPLAFVLFCVVFNVVMAWVFNSTHESLPMAMLLHVGVNTYASLAGEQMFPTVDRDSFQLALILGSVVVGGVLLARTRGRLGYRGGAAPLS is encoded by the coding sequence GTGACCACCACCGTTCTCGAACCACCCGCACCGACCACGCAGCGCGGCTTCACCGCGTTCGTCCGGCGCAGCCCGCTGCTCGCGTTCTTCGTGCTCGCCAACCTGGCGAGCTGGGTGGCCTGGCTGCCGTACATCCTGTCCCGGCACGGCCTCGGCGTCTGGGACTTCTCCTTCCCGGGCGGTGAGGGCGGCGGGCAGCTGCTCGGCATGCTGCCGGGTGCGTACCTCGGGCCCATCGGCTCGGCACTGCTCGTGACCGCGCTGTGCGACGGGCGCGCCGGGCTGCGCCGGTGGGCACGTCGCCTGTGGCGCTGGCGCGTCGGGTGGCGCTGGTACGCGGGCGTGCTGCTCGGCGTCCCGGCCGTCACGATCGCCTCGCTCCTGGTGGTCACCGGCGGCGACGTGCACGCACCCTCGGCGGCCGTCCTCCTCGCGTACGTCCCGGGGCTGGTCGCGCAGATGGTGACCACGGGCCTCGCCGAGGAGCCGGGCTGGCGCGACTTCGCGCTCCCCCGCGCGCAGCGCCGGTTCGGGCCGCTGCCCGCCGTGCTGCTCGTGGGCGTCCTGTGGGGCGTGTGGCACCTGCCGCTGTTCCTCACCGAGTGGGGCGGGTACCCCGACGTGCCGTGGCACCGGCCGCTCGCGTTCGTGCTGTTCTGCGTCGTGTTCAACGTCGTCATGGCCTGGGTGTTCAACAGCACCCACGAGAGCCTGCCGATGGCGATGCTGCTGCACGTCGGCGTCAACACCTACGCCTCGCTCGCGGGCGAGCAGATGTTCCCGACGGTCGACCGCGACTCCTTCCAGCTCGCGCTGATCCTCGGCTCCGTCGTCGTCGGCGGCGTCCTGCTCGCCCGGACCCGCGGGCGGCTCGGGTACCGCGGCGGGGCCGCACCCCTATCGTGA
- a CDS encoding sensor histidine kinase, giving the protein MTSETSETGVTSRRPRPARFVVPATCGALALALHVVAAVLHAAEPTAVRGMPALGSPTWWWGAAVLVAQGVVLALRPRATPWLLVAVAVGVPALSVLGEGVGVGLLAVVVAAYEATIGVLTTASSDVARRAPRLRTLAGFAAAALLVGAGVAASELRLGNAASLAVVGGLLQALGTVGLPVLAATVVGSRRDARAAHADSAAARAREHDALVRVAVERERTAMARELHDIAAHHLSGIAVMSGAIGRQIDVDPEGAKAAVAQVREQSTAMLRDLRHLVVLLRDDDRAVADGDGRADGGNGGMDGRDGVVRMETLAGVAELVERAPGATLRRSGPLDALVEDGALGPLAQLVVYRTVQEALANASRHSPGATCEVHLDATDGTRLEVGVRNGAPTTRDLPPHEPGYGLVGMRERAEVTGATLRYGPTAEGGWVVHLTVPTTTGGRA; this is encoded by the coding sequence GTGACCAGCGAGACCAGCGAGACCGGCGTGACCAGCCGGCGCCCGCGCCCCGCACGGTTCGTCGTCCCGGCGACGTGCGGGGCGCTCGCGCTCGCGCTGCACGTGGTCGCCGCCGTGCTGCACGCCGCCGAGCCCACCGCCGTCCGGGGCATGCCCGCGCTCGGCTCGCCGACGTGGTGGTGGGGTGCGGCGGTCCTCGTCGCGCAGGGGGTCGTGCTCGCGCTGCGGCCCCGCGCGACGCCGTGGCTGCTCGTCGCCGTGGCGGTCGGGGTGCCCGCGCTGTCCGTCCTGGGCGAGGGCGTGGGCGTCGGGCTGCTCGCGGTCGTCGTCGCGGCGTACGAGGCGACGATCGGGGTGCTCACGACGGCGTCGTCGGACGTGGCACGACGAGCCCCGCGGCTGCGCACGCTCGCCGGGTTCGCCGCAGCCGCGCTGCTCGTCGGCGCCGGGGTCGCCGCGAGCGAGCTGCGCCTCGGCAACGCCGCGTCCCTCGCGGTCGTCGGCGGGCTGCTGCAGGCCCTCGGCACGGTCGGGCTGCCCGTGCTCGCCGCGACCGTCGTCGGCTCGCGGCGCGACGCCCGCGCCGCGCACGCCGACTCCGCCGCCGCCCGCGCGCGCGAGCACGACGCGCTCGTCCGGGTCGCCGTCGAGCGCGAGCGGACCGCGATGGCCCGCGAGCTGCACGACATCGCCGCGCACCACCTGTCCGGCATCGCCGTGATGAGCGGCGCGATCGGGCGGCAGATCGACGTCGACCCCGAGGGCGCCAAGGCCGCGGTCGCGCAGGTCCGCGAGCAGAGCACCGCGATGCTGCGGGACCTGCGCCACCTCGTCGTGCTGCTGCGCGACGACGACCGTGCCGTCGCAGATGGCGACGGACGGGCCGACGGGGGCAACGGGGGCATGGACGGACGCGACGGCGTCGTGCGCATGGAGACGCTCGCAGGCGTCGCCGAGCTCGTCGAACGCGCGCCCGGCGCGACGCTGCGCCGGTCCGGTCCGCTCGACGCGCTCGTCGAGGACGGCGCGCTCGGGCCGCTCGCGCAGCTCGTCGTCTACCGGACGGTGCAGGAGGCGCTCGCCAACGCGAGCCGCCACTCGCCCGGCGCGACCTGCGAGGTGCACCTCGACGCGACCGACGGCACCCGGCTCGAGGTCGGTGTCCGCAACGGGGCGCCGACGACGCGAGACCTGCCGCCGCACGAGCCGGGCTACGGGCTCGTCGGCATGCGTGAACGCGCCGAGGTCACCGGCGCCACGCTCCGGTACGGTCCCACCGCGGAGGGCGGCTGGGTGGTGCACCTGACCGTCCCCACGACGACGGGGGGACGCGCATGA
- a CDS encoding response regulator yields MTTEVDGSATGDVRVVVADDQALVRLGLATMLDTEPGITVVGQAADGATAVELARTLRPDVVCMDIRMPGTDGITATRELCGPDVEDPVPVLVLTTFDVDEYLFGALEAGASGFLLKDAEPATIVDAVRSVAAGQGMLANALTKRVLREVVTRRRTQPVVAARATELLTPRELDILLLLAQGMSNEEIARTLVLEVSTVKSHLARAMPKLGVRSRLQAVVWAYQNGIVELGG; encoded by the coding sequence ATGACGACCGAGGTGGACGGATCGGCGACGGGCGACGTGCGCGTCGTCGTCGCGGACGACCAGGCACTCGTGCGTCTCGGGCTCGCGACGATGCTCGACACCGAGCCCGGCATCACCGTCGTCGGGCAGGCCGCCGACGGCGCGACCGCGGTCGAGCTCGCACGCACGCTGCGGCCGGACGTGGTGTGCATGGACATCCGCATGCCCGGCACCGACGGCATCACCGCGACGCGCGAGCTGTGCGGACCCGACGTCGAGGACCCGGTCCCGGTGCTCGTGCTCACCACGTTCGACGTCGACGAGTACCTGTTCGGCGCGCTCGAGGCCGGCGCGTCCGGGTTCCTGCTCAAGGACGCCGAGCCCGCGACGATCGTCGACGCCGTGCGCTCGGTCGCGGCCGGGCAGGGCATGCTCGCCAACGCGCTGACCAAGCGCGTGCTGCGCGAGGTCGTCACGCGCCGGCGCACGCAGCCCGTCGTCGCGGCGCGCGCCACCGAGCTGCTCACGCCGCGCGAGCTCGACATCCTGCTGCTCCTCGCGCAGGGCATGTCCAACGAGGAGATCGCCCGCACGCTCGTGCTCGAGGTCTCGACCGTGAAGTCCCACCTGGCGCGCGCGATGCCGAAGCTCGGCGTCAGGTCGCGCCTGCAGGCCGTCGTGTGGGCGTACCAGAACGGCATCGTGGAGCTCGGCGGCTGA